One part of the Futiania mangrovi genome encodes these proteins:
- a CDS encoding pentapeptide repeat-containing protein, producing the protein MKKAVACLGLALLTLPILAGAAMADCTDPPRPGADWRRCVMDGRVFDGADLTGANLRDVRLNQASLREATLAGIDGRRARALGSDFTGADLSGANMTGADLSRAVFAGATLVETDLRRTKLFRANLRDADLTGARLDGADFLGADLSGATWTDGTTVCSEGSVGICE; encoded by the coding sequence ATGAAAAAAGCTGTTGCTTGCCTTGGCCTGGCATTGCTGACGCTGCCCATTCTGGCGGGGGCGGCGATGGCGGACTGTACCGATCCGCCGCGGCCGGGCGCCGATTGGCGGCGTTGCGTGATGGACGGACGGGTCTTCGACGGAGCCGACCTGACCGGCGCCAACCTCCGCGACGTGCGGCTGAACCAGGCGAGCCTGCGAGAGGCCACGCTCGCCGGGATCGACGGCAGGCGCGCGCGCGCGTTGGGCTCCGATTTCACAGGTGCCGACCTTTCGGGGGCGAACATGACGGGGGCCGACCTGTCCCGCGCGGTATTCGCGGGCGCGACCCTGGTCGAGACGGACCTGCGCCGGACGAAGCTGTTTCGCGCAAACCTGCGGGATGCCGACCTGACAGGTGCAAGGCTCGACGGCGCCGATTTTCTCGGCGCCGACCTGTCCGGCGCCACCTGGACGGACGGCACGACGGTCTGCAGCGAAGGCTCCGTCGGCATCTGCGAGTGA
- a CDS encoding thioesterase family protein, with amino-acid sequence MTAKDDFHYPAEPIEVVRLSVRPEWIDYNGHMNVAYYLLAFDKATDPFFDELGIGAKSAREDRAGPFALQNQIFFMREVREGDPLRITIQLIDHDAKKVHYFLSMYHADKGYLAATLEQITVFVDLKTRKTRPFTEETRMKVEALMAAHRDLPLPPQVGAQLGIRRKPGA; translated from the coding sequence ATGACTGCCAAAGACGACTTCCACTATCCTGCAGAGCCGATCGAGGTGGTACGCCTGAGCGTCCGTCCCGAATGGATCGATTACAACGGCCACATGAACGTCGCCTATTACCTGCTCGCGTTCGACAAGGCCACCGACCCGTTTTTCGACGAACTGGGCATCGGGGCGAAATCGGCAAGGGAGGACAGGGCCGGACCGTTTGCCTTGCAGAACCAGATCTTCTTCATGCGCGAGGTCAGGGAAGGCGATCCTTTACGCATCACGATCCAACTTATCGATCACGATGCGAAGAAGGTGCACTACTTCCTGAGCATGTACCATGCGGACAAGGGCTACCTCGCCGCCACGCTGGAGCAGATAACGGTGTTCGTCGACCTAAAGACACGCAAGACGCGCCCCTTCACGGAGGAGACCCGTATGAAGGTTGAGGCGCTGATGGCCGCGCACCGCGACCTGCCCCTGCCGCCGCAGGTCGGCGCACAGCTGGGAATCAGGCGGAAACCGGGGGCGTGA